The following nucleotide sequence is from Cucumis melo cultivar AY chromosome 1, USDA_Cmelo_AY_1.0, whole genome shotgun sequence.
attgacagaaagtctacctccgattattgtacctttgtttggggcaatcttgtaacttggaggagtaagaagcaaacttttgtggccaggagcagtgctgagactgaatacagagctatgagtttgggaatatgtgagaaaatttggctccagaaagtcttgtcagatcttcatcaggaatgtgagacactattgaagcttttttgtgataataaagccgctattagtattgctaacaacccagttcaacatgatagaactaaacatgttgagattgatcggcatttcatcaaagaaagacttgacagtggaagcatatacattccgtacattccttcaagccaacagattgttgatgttcttaccaaggggcttctcaaaccacacttcgacctttgcgttagcaagttgggactcattgatatttacctcccaacttgagggagagtgttagaattagtagggctttgccctagagtacttttggaaagaataatatataagattttattttctaaatatttcctagatctttttctttcttattcctattgtactctatttattctccctttgtatctattgtattttgttcataagaaaaataataaaaactaaagtatcgtggtctTTCTCCCCGTTCTCGGGTTTCCATGTAAGTCTCaggttgttaattgctttcaatagtttattttgcatgtttacaAATTGATATACAAAAATCATACTCACAGGCCAAGTTAGATGAGATGCAGGTTGGGTTAGCTGattttttgggttcgtacatatgattTGCGAGGAAGCATAAATTCTTTTGTTGTAGTTGCCATTTTGAAACTTTATGTATATAGATAATATAGGTgaattttttgaattgttcatatggagggggaTGATTGGTATAATTTTAAGATTAGATTTATTATAGATAGGTATACTTTTGGGTTAggttaattaattagagaatgtTGAGTTGAATTCTTGGCAATATGATGgaattatttatattggttttgtaaatgatctGCAATGTTCATATAtttaaagttttggaaatgatatggtgaaatgttttatatatttatatatgttcgagttttaaaactatatttgatgaatattgtcgtttatatgtatttttgGAACAATTGTTAGATCACCATACAGAATCAATAGGAGCATAATAAAAATGtttgacagttttaaaatgtcataagcaagtgcattcttgacggttttcaatgtcataaacaatcactttcttgacgattaattaaatgtcatgaaaactTATAGTCTTggcggttattaaatgtcataaacatttatattctaaatgtcataaacattcatattcttgacagtttttcATGGATACTCCTATTTTTTACAGTTTTAAGTCGTCACTTATACTTTTGACGGTTTTAAATTGCCACGAAAAACTGTATACTTGACGTTTATAAAACGTCAACATTCACTATTTTTGACGTTTTTATCGACCATCAAGAATTTTAACTTTCTTGACACTGACTTCaacgacggttttaaaaccatcaagaataatACTTTTTGACAGTTTAAAAACGTGAATAGAATCTGTTTTTGTAATAATAAATTGATGCTAAGTGCATAGAGAAGATCCAAACataagttaaaaagaaaagagaagagaaaactTTATGACATGAGATTTcattttttcacaaaattttAGAGTATCCGTAGAAAGAAAATGGTTACCGGTGTGTCCCATTCGGAATGCATAAACGAAACAGCCTCTTCTACACCGCCGAATTCCTTCTCTAGTGCTACTAAATTCTTCTCTTTCACAATCTGCTTAAGACGACCCTTCTTCATTTCCCTTTCCTCTTCCAAAGGGATTATATCAATGACGTTGACGACCGTATGAAATGGCAGCGTCGATCTGCTTTTGAGGCAGAGTAGGAAAAGAATGCCTAAAACTATTTGCCGGAACTTGAAACCAGCCGGTTTGTATGAAGTAGTAGAAGGGTTGGGGGAAGGCAGCAGAAGCGGCTGAGCATCACCACCGCCATCAGCTCCTTCAGACATTCCTTTCATTCTATTCAACAGTTTTCACCAACGAAAAGATTCTTTTGTGCTTCAGTTTCCGTcccataataataatatattaagaataaaataatagattaaataaaatatgaatctcaataaaaaaaaattcaaaaatactttaattttcaatagaaagaaaaattttATAATACCGTTGagcactaaaaaaaaaaagttaaaaaaatattatgattGATCATCCTAATTTTCaccaaataaaatcaaaatcaaaattttaagttaaaaaataaaatttatactTATAACATACTAAAATAATAagtaatcaaataaaaataatgtatttaattattaacctaaactattgtataaaaaaaatgtaatgaaaatgctaataataattataaatatttttgtttttataatctTCAAGACTTTTAAGCAATGTCACTATCACAATTTCTATGATAGTTTTGACTTGGTTAAAACGAATATTTGATGTTTAATCTGAAAAAAGTTGATCAAAGAAATCACTAGAAAGTTATCTCAATTgtatgaaaaatgaaaaaaattaaaaaaaagataatgtttctatataaggaaaaaaaaaaagaaaaaaagcaaaatGAAGAGTTGAACAAAATGTGTGAAAAGTCTAATTTGGTAAATTAAGTGAAAATTTCCAATTTCTCGACTCAATTTTCCCACTTGTTATCTTCTCCCTCCAACTTCGCTACAAAAttgtatattttaattattaaaaaaatatttttgaaataaatttatattaattttctaccctacaatatttttgttttaagtttCCATCAAcgtttttttcttgattttcaaTCCTAAGATAGTTTTTTAACTGTCTTTAATTTatctatttatatatacatgTGTATTTTACTTTATCTATATAGTTTGAATTTTAGAACAAAACATTTAAGtttatgattattttattttattttatctcttTATGTGAAATTAGATAGTTGTGTACTTGGATCTTGATAGTTGTGAACAAAACATCAAGGTTAAgatttaaaagaataatttcACATTCGTacgtaataataataaagaaatcaTAAACTAATAGGTGTGAACAAAACATCAAAGTTGAGTACACAATTACCTTTTCTAATTTATGATTTCTAATTTAGGAGTCATTTAATCCTACCTAaaaattttgagaaacaaaaaaGTTGTTGAAGAAATTTTGCTAACATGGCTCAAACCtgaaaatatacaaaatttgggGGATGGGAGAGAAAATGTAGCAGCAGCCAAGACTTAGATGGAGTTTTATACAAAACAAAATTGGCCTACAATTTCATCAAATTAAACTAACATTAATCCATCAAAATAGGATCATTTTCCACTCTATCATCATAATCCTCCACTCCTAACATAATGGCAGTCACCATTAACTTCCCTGCTTCAGGAAAATGTTTGTGTTGCATTAGTATTGCCTCAACAGAACCCATACAATCTTTCAGTATAGAACCACCTTCAAGGTTTTCTTGTCTTAGGGGCAAAACTACATCAAATCCTTCTTCTCCAAACACTTCTGTTGCTCCATCTCCATAACATCTACTTGAAGCTTTGAACAAAGTTGTCTCTCTCAagttttttattgtttcttcaTCACTCCATCCTTCAGCTACAGACACTTGATAAAGTAAATTCCAGTCGTCCTGATCTGCAACGTTTTTCCAGCACTCTTCCAAGAGCTTTCGGTGGTTTTCACGAAACGAAGTACTGGTCCAGGCAAATATGTCGAAAGCCATCAATGAGAGGGTTGGGTTTTTGGCTTTGAGACATAGTTGAATAAGGCGATCGGGATGGAGGAGTTCACTGTCAAGCTGCTGCTCTGTTTCGACGGCATGATAGATATCTAAAATGGCTTCCTATAAGAAACAAAGAATCAGGTGAAACAACCAGGCAATGGATGAGATTATGTCTATAAACCAAAGTTGAAAAactaatgaaaaagaaaaaagagctTGAAGTCTCCATGCTTGAATTAAAAGGGCAGACCAGCATTTTTCTTAATATCAAACCTATGAACTATTTATTTCCAGAACGACAAGTAATTCTTGATGAGTCCTTCTCTTCTTTGATATCTATTGATTAAGTAACTGAAGTATTGGACATTTGCAAAATTTAGATCTTTAGTTTTAAATCAGAATAAGAAAAAAGTCAACAATTTAACAAAAAGTTATATAAGTATATTACTGTGTGTGTGCGCGCGCGCATCATATGAATAAGATGAGATGAAATAATTCAAAAATCAGAGGTGACAAAGACGTCAAGATTTAAGCAGGTTCAATAAAGTTCACCATTACAAAAGAAGACCAACCTGTAACTTAAGTATCTTTGCATCAGCCTCAATGCGCATCAACTTACTCTCATACTCGGCATTTTTACCTGCTGCtgctaaataaataaaaaaaattaataaagatAATTAGGTTTCAGAAGCCGCCAATCACCATTGCACATCAGAGTTCAACGTTACTAACATACATAGAGGATAGATCTCAAGTGATGGAAATACTACAGATAAACATTTTAATCACTACAACAGTATTTCCCTAATATGATACATAGCATAGACTATAGAGATAAACTATTGAATCATCTTGGCAATACACAGGCGTTTAAGATAGAGAGTACATTCCTACGAGCATGTAGGTAGGGATAACTTATAAGTAAGATCTAATGTGTAATCCTGGAAAGATCGACTTTGATATTTAATGTTTTAAGGGATATGAACTATGATATTTAATGAAGCCAGCGAACCGGCCAGAAGATGGACTAGCACATGAGAGAGAGGATTCCATCCCTTTTCACAAATAAATATGTTAAGATCTTGGGGAAGGACACAAACAATGGAAAGGATAGGATCGATGCATGACCAAAGTTGAGTAATACCTGCCATTAAAGCTATCTTTGAGAGGTATAAAAGTCGCTTTCGATCTGCCAATCTTAATTCTAAATTAGAATGGTCAGATTCAACTTCCGTCCCAACTTCAGGGGCCATCACAGGTCCATCACTTTCAGACAGAGCTAATCCATGTAGAGTGTCTGATGCAGAGAAAAATTGATGGAGGAACAGCTCATGAAGCCACAAAAGTTCAGGATGCTCCTTCAGGAAAATCAAGAGTTCTTCATGGAACTCTTCTCCTAGTCTTAAAAGCTTGGAGAACTGTTTATTTTCATGaagtttttgaaaaacaaagtAGCTGAACCCTCCTTTAGGCCCCATGCTCTCATGCTGCAGCACCATGCCATGATAAACAATCAAATCCAAGCAccatatattataaaaaaaataatatataaatttgcAAAAATCAAATGAAGCAATGAAATTACAGAACTACATACCATAAGTTTTCTGAGCAGCTCCGGATCATTAAGGTCACAGCAAATTTCCCATAGAATGCTGTAGCATTCATGCTGTTTTGCAACAGATAACAGACGTGAAGAATGCTTCCTGAGGCTTTCGATCTTTTGCTCCACCAAATCTCCCCTAAAATCCTGCAAAACGATGTGTTTAATATGAATTCAGATCCAGAATCTTGGTCACAAGCACACATCacgcaagaaaaaaaaaaccttattcTCAGCTTCAACAGAATCTTTTATTCTTTGATAAAGAGAGCTGAGGAGTGAATCCCTTCTACTCCAAAATTCATGTAAAAGGCTTTCGGTTTTTTCCCCACGCTCTGCCTTCGCAGTGACAGCTCCAGCATGAGCCTCAAGAAGAACTTCAGTTAATAGTTCCAAGTAGCAATGTAAATCAGATTTTGCAGACATATCAAGCTCAGAAACTTCATTTAAAAGCTGAAGCATGAGAGAAGCAATGCGCCATAGCCCATTCCGCACAACCAGTTGACAATACCAAGGTGTTAAGCCTTCAGATGGTGGATACCATAACTGATGCTCATTTTTATAGTGCACAGCTGCATGCATAATGGTAACACATGCTTTAGAGAGTTCACAAGCTCTCTGGTTCTGGACCACATATGATTCGTCTGCACTTACGACATAATCTAGCTGCTTGTCTAAACAATGAAATACTTCTTCTAGCTCAGAAACTTTACTGTAGAACACTTCAGTATTATCTCTGTCCATTAGAAGAACAGTGTTTCGACGAGCTCGTTCACCAACAAACTGAATAAGATCCCATAGAGCACCTGACATAGGAGTTTCTGAATTAGAAGTCAAGGAGCCAAGTCCAGTTGAACGGTTTTGGCAAATTGTGTTCTGCAGTTCCCTTAACTGAATCATGGCAGCAAGCTTTTCTCCATGCTCCAGTATAATTTGCAAAGAATTTCCTGCATGTATCAGGGCCACATTTCAAGTtcattaatttatatttgatattttacCTTCACAAATTACCTTCCCAATCCAAGAACAAAATTTTGAGTGCCAAATCAAGCCAATTCCGATGTGAGTCCAAACCAATGCCAAGAATAATCAGAAATAGAAACTCATTGCCCTAGAATAAACATCCGAAGACAGAAAAAGCATCTAGACCATTTATGCCAGTTTAAAAAACATACCAACAAAAAACGCATATGAGGTGAAAATTAACAAAGGTTCTCAATTTAGAAGTAAATAACAAATATCTACTGATATACTGCAGAAAAATAGCATTAAAAATGAGTCGAAACATACTTTGTCTCAAACACAACTCTTCATGGCACTTCGATAAAGCAAGAAACTGAAGAAACTTTTCATGCTTCTGCTGTTTGTCCATCAGCTGAGTAGAAACAACAGTCATTGACAAAATCTCAGCACCTCTTGTTGTAGTCCAATGTTTAGCTAAGGTATCAACAATTGACTTGCTCATCCTTGTAAACACATTTGTTTCATCCTCCCTATCAAATGCACCAGAATTCTTCAGCTTTTCAAGAGAGTTATTTACTTGACCAGATGAAAGGAAATCATGGAAAAGTTGGCGTAGCAAAGCTTCCGATTCTTCATCTCGAGCCGTTCGATGTGCAATTCCAGCCATATTAGCCTTTTTTCTATCCACAACATCCTGTACATCAAAACTGCGGGTACTAGCAATGTTGCCAGAATAATTGAGGCTTCTAGTGTCATCTTGCACTGATCGTTCATTTGAACTTCCCCTACGTGACAAACTTCGTTCAGGAGGCTCAACTCCACCAAGAACAATAGCTTTTACAGGTATTGCCCATATTCCTGCTTTCTCAGTCAGTACAACCCAAGCCCCTTCACCATGCTCTGTAGATGGAAGAACTGAAGCATCTAATACTTTCCCCGCATCATAAGGTAAGTCAAATTGATACAACAGCGTGGAGCTTCTATAGTAATGGGAGACAGTTGCTGTTCCGTCACCAGAAAGAATGAGGGCTGATCCCGAAGGCTTGCCCCCAACCCTAAGTCTCATGGAGAACAAAAAATCATCATTTTCTACTCTTGCTTTAGGAATTATTACTTGTATTGGGGCTTTTTTCTCCAATATCCTCTTATCACCACTAGCATCTATGTCTGCCCCAAATTTGTATTGCAAGGTAAGAAGGGAATATTGTATATAACTGGAACTACTAATGCGATCCTTACAGAGTGTGGCAACTAAAATAGTGATAACTGCACCTTCTTCATCTTCCTGCAAATCAAGAGGCCAGATCCTTTTCTGACCAGCTAGATCTTTTTTAATGCACAAATCGTTATCTGTACCAACAATTTCATACGACCAGAGCTTGGACACTTGTACATCAGGAAAAAGTTTAAGACAAAAACACTGTATCTCATGATCTGTCAGAAGCAAAAACTTCCTGTTAAATTTATCTGATTGAAGCCGAGAACGAGACCAAGTTAGAGACCTTGGATACCCATCATTCACAAGATATTGCGAGCTACCATCCTCTTGGCTGTGAAGACCAC
It contains:
- the LOC103500520 gene encoding nuclear pore complex protein NUP133 isoform X4; this translates as MSGGMDAKTSLAWIICRDKLFLWTYLLPVATMKCVVRELPKHILDSKDIGRNNNDHWLLSVVSWDSQSRSLRKSIKHQNSVGIIICNKKTGAVAYWPDIFSDGETAPVTCLTSSHEPAPISSFFDGKITSHRNQSMNRPRTFNSLIASAVPDSQYVCVALACSSNGQLWQYHCSPMGIQCTKVSQDICGLHSQEDGSSQYLVNDGYPRSLTWSRSRLQSDKFNRKFLLLTDHEIQCFCLKLFPDVQVSKLWSYEIVGTDNDLCIKKDLAGQKRIWPLDLQEDEEGAVITILVATLCKDRISSSSYIQYSLLTLQYKFGADIDASGDKRILEKKAPIQVIIPKARVENDDFLFSMRLRVGGKPSGSALILSGDGTATVSHYYRSSTLLYQFDLPYDAGKVLDASVLPSTEHGEGAWVVLTEKAGIWAIPVKAIVLGGVEPPERSLSRRGSSNERSVQDDTRSLNYSGNIASTRSFDVQDVVDRKKANMAGIAHRTARDEESEALLRQLFHDFLSSGQVNNSLEKLKNSGAFDREDETNVFTRMSKSIVDTLAKHWTTTRGAEILSMTVVSTQLMDKQQKHEKFLQFLALSKCHEELCLRQRNSLQIILEHGEKLAAMIQLRELQNTICQNRSTGLGSLTSNSETPMSGALWDLIQFVGERARRNTVLLMDRDNTEVFYSKVSELEEVFHCLDKQLDYVVSADESYVVQNQRACELSKACVTIMHAAVHYKNEHQLWYPPSEGLTPWYCQLVVRNGLWRIASLMLQLLNEVSELDMSAKSDLHCYLELLTEVLLEAHAGAVTAKAERGEKTESLLHEFWSRRDSLLSSLYQRIKDSVEAENKDFRGDLVEQKIESLRKHSSRLLSVAKQHECYSILWEICCDLNDPELLRKLMHESMGPKGGFSYFVFQKLHENKQFSKLLRLGEEFHEELLIFLKEHPELLWLHELFLHQFFSASDTLHGLALSESDGPVMAPEVGTEVESDHSNLELRLADRKRLLYLSKIALMAAAAGKNAEYESKLMRIEADAKILKLQEAILDIYHAVETEQQLDSELLHPDRLIQLCLKAKNPTLSLMAFDIFAWTSTSFRENHRKLLEECWKNVADQDDWNLLYQVSVAEGWSDEETIKNLRETTLFKASSRCYGDGATEVFGEEGFDVVLPLRQENLEGGSILKDCMGSVEAILMQHKHFPEAGKLMVTAIMLGVEDYDDRVENDPILMD
- the LOC103500520 gene encoding nuclear pore complex protein NUP133 isoform X2, producing the protein MFSPGTKRRNLSSRTDRTSAPATQSDSPITPISAIRNPHLDNLVPNRPGTGTPAPWAPRLSVLARISPVNRSDKEDETDPVKPVYVGEFPQVVRDEQASLIQQFVTSGGSMSGGMDAKTSLAWIICRDKLFLWTYLLPVATMKCVVRELPKHILDSKDIGRNNNDHWLLSVVSWDSQSRSLRKSIKHQNSVGIIICNKKTGAVAYWPDIFSDGETAPVTCLTSSHEPAPISSFFDGKITSHRNQSMNRPRTFNSLIASAVPDSQYVCVALACSSNGQLWQYHCSPMGIQCTKVSQDICGLHSQEDGSSQYLVNDGYPRSLTWSRSRLQSDKFNRKFLLLTDHEIQCFCLKLFPDVQVSKLWSYEIVGTDNDLCIKKDLAGQKRIWPLDLQEDEEGAVITILVATLCKDRISSSSYIQYSLLTLQYKFGADIDASGDKRILEKKAPIQVIIPKARVENDDFLFSMRLRVGGKPSGSALILSGDGTATVSHYYRSSTLLYQFDLPYDAGKVLDASVLPSTEHGEGAWVVLTEKAGIWAIPVKAIVLGGVEPPERSLSRRGSSNERSVQDDTRSLNYSGNIASTRSFDVQDVVDRKKANMAGIAHRTARDEESEALLRQLFHDFLSSGQVNNSLEKLKNSGAFDREDETNVFTRMSKSIVDTLAKHWTTTRGAEILSMTVVSTQLMDKQQKHEKFLQFLALSKCHEELCLRQRNSLQIILEHGEKLAAMIQLRELQNTICQNRSTGLGSLTSNSETPMSGALWDLIQFVGERARRNTVLLMDRDNTEVFYSKVSELEEVFHCLDKQLDYVVSADESYVVQNQRACELSKACVTIMHAAVHYKNEHQLWYPPSEGLTPWYCQLVVRNGLWRIASLMLQLLNEVSELDMSAKSDLHCYLELLTEVLLEAHAGAVTAKAERGEKTESLLHEFWSRRDSLLSSLYQRIKDSVEAENKDFRGDLVEQKIESLRKHSSRLLSVAKQHECYSILWEICCDLNDPELLRKLMHESMGPKGGFSYFVFQKLHENKQFSKLLRLGEEFHEELLIFLKEHPELLWLHELFLHQFFSASDTLHGLALSESDGPVMAPEVGTEVESDHSNLELRLADRKRLLYLSKIALMAAAGKNAEYESKLMRIEADAKILKLQEAILDIYHAVETEQQLDSELLHPDRLIQLCLKAKNPTLSLMAFDIFAWTSTSFRENHRKLLEECWKNVADQDDWNLLYQVSVAEGWSDEETIKNLRETTLFKASSRCYGDGATEVFGEEGFDVVLPLRQENLEGGSILKDCMGSVEAILMQHKHFPEAGKLMVTAIMLGVEDYDDRVENDPILMD
- the LOC103500520 gene encoding nuclear pore complex protein NUP133 isoform X1, whose translation is MFSPGTKRRNLSSRTDRTSAPATQSDSPITPISAIRNPHLDNLVPNRPGTGTPAPWAPRLSVLARISPVNRSDKEDETDPVKPVYVGEFPQVVRDEQASLIQQFVTSGGSMSGGMDAKTSLAWIICRDKLFLWTYLLPVATMKCVVRELPKHILDSKDIGRNNNDHWLLSVVSWDSQSRSLRKSIKHQNSVGIIICNKKTGAVAYWPDIFSDGETAPVTCLTSSHEPAPISSFFDGKITSHRNQSMNRPRTFNSLIASAVPDSQYVCVALACSSNGQLWQYHCSPMGIQCTKVSQDICGLHSQEDGSSQYLVNDGYPRSLTWSRSRLQSDKFNRKFLLLTDHEIQCFCLKLFPDVQVSKLWSYEIVGTDNDLCIKKDLAGQKRIWPLDLQEDEEGAVITILVATLCKDRISSSSYIQYSLLTLQYKFGADIDASGDKRILEKKAPIQVIIPKARVENDDFLFSMRLRVGGKPSGSALILSGDGTATVSHYYRSSTLLYQFDLPYDAGKVLDASVLPSTEHGEGAWVVLTEKAGIWAIPVKAIVLGGVEPPERSLSRRGSSNERSVQDDTRSLNYSGNIASTRSFDVQDVVDRKKANMAGIAHRTARDEESEALLRQLFHDFLSSGQVNNSLEKLKNSGAFDREDETNVFTRMSKSIVDTLAKHWTTTRGAEILSMTVVSTQLMDKQQKHEKFLQFLALSKCHEELCLRQRNSLQIILEHGEKLAAMIQLRELQNTICQNRSTGLGSLTSNSETPMSGALWDLIQFVGERARRNTVLLMDRDNTEVFYSKVSELEEVFHCLDKQLDYVVSADESYVVQNQRACELSKACVTIMHAAVHYKNEHQLWYPPSEGLTPWYCQLVVRNGLWRIASLMLQLLNEVSELDMSAKSDLHCYLELLTEVLLEAHAGAVTAKAERGEKTESLLHEFWSRRDSLLSSLYQRIKDSVEAENKDFRGDLVEQKIESLRKHSSRLLSVAKQHECYSILWEICCDLNDPELLRKLMHESMGPKGGFSYFVFQKLHENKQFSKLLRLGEEFHEELLIFLKEHPELLWLHELFLHQFFSASDTLHGLALSESDGPVMAPEVGTEVESDHSNLELRLADRKRLLYLSKIALMAAAAGKNAEYESKLMRIEADAKILKLQEAILDIYHAVETEQQLDSELLHPDRLIQLCLKAKNPTLSLMAFDIFAWTSTSFRENHRKLLEECWKNVADQDDWNLLYQVSVAEGWSDEETIKNLRETTLFKASSRCYGDGATEVFGEEGFDVVLPLRQENLEGGSILKDCMGSVEAILMQHKHFPEAGKLMVTAIMLGVEDYDDRVENDPILMD
- the LOC103500520 gene encoding nuclear pore complex protein NUP133 isoform X3 — translated: MFSPGTKRRNLSSRTDRTSAPATQSDSPITPISAIRNPHLDNLVPNRPGTGTPAPWAPRLSVLARISPVNRSDKEDETDPVKPVYVGEFPQVVRDEQASLIQQFVTSGGSMSGGMDAKTSLAWIICRDKLFLWTYLLPVATMKCVVRELPKHILDSKDIGRNNNDHWLLSVVSWDSQSRSLRKSIKHQNSVGIIICNKKTGAVAYWPDIFSDGETAPVTCLTSSHEPAPISSFFDGKITSHRNQSMNRPRTFNSLIASAVPDSQYVCVALACSSNGQLWQYHCSPMGIQCTKVSQDICGLHSQEDGSSQYLVNDGYPRSLTWSRSRLQSDKFNRKFLLLTDHEIQCFCLKLFPDVQVSKLWSYEIVGTDNDLCIKKDLAGQKRIWPLDLQEDEEGAVITILVATLCKDRISSSSYIQYSLLTLQYKFGADIDASGDKRILEKKAPIQVIIPKARVENDDFLFSMRLRVGGKPSGSALILSGDGTATVSHYYRSSTLLYQFDLPYDAGKVLDASVLPSTEHGEGAWVVLTEKAGIWAIPVKAIVLGGVEPPERSLSRRGSSNERSVQDDTRSLNYSGNIASTRSFDVQDVVDRKKANMAGIAHRTARDEESEALLRQLFHDFLSSGQVNNSLEKLKNSGAFDREDETNVFTRMSKSIVDTLAKHWTTTRGAEILSMTVVSTQLMDKQQKHEKFLQFLALSKCHEELCLRQRNSLQIILEHGEKLAAMIQLRELQNTICQNRSTGLGSLTSNSETPMSGALWDLIQFVGERARRNTVLLMDRDNTEVFYSKVSELEEVFHCLDKQLDYVVSADESYVVQNQRACELSKACVTIMHAAVHYKNEHQLWYPPSEGLTPWYCQLVVRNGLWRIASLMLQLLNEVSELDMSAKSDLHCYLELLTEVLLEAHAGAVTAKAERGEKTESLLHEFWSRRDSLLSSLYQRIKDSVEAENKDFRGDLVEQKIESLRKHSSRLLSVAKQHECYSILWEICCDLNDPELLRKLMHESMGPKGGFSYFVFQKLHENKQFSKLLRLGEEFHEELLIFLKEHPELLWLHELFLHQFFSASDTLHGLALSESDGPVMAPEVGTEVESDHSNLELRLADRKRLLYLSKIALMAAGKNAEYESKLMRIEADAKILKLQEAILDIYHAVETEQQLDSELLHPDRLIQLCLKAKNPTLSLMAFDIFAWTSTSFRENHRKLLEECWKNVADQDDWNLLYQVSVAEGWSDEETIKNLRETTLFKASSRCYGDGATEVFGEEGFDVVLPLRQENLEGGSILKDCMGSVEAILMQHKHFPEAGKLMVTAIMLGVEDYDDRVENDPILMD